From one Solanum lycopersicum chromosome 12, SLM_r2.1 genomic stretch:
- the LOC101247800 gene encoding protein PELPK1-like: MGSQMKKQFACALAFFLIATCTVAYSPYESSDSTYNKVTTKEVKSEDFKVPSVSEKEYKESSFPKFDYFKKPSVSDDIYKKESYVPESKESFLPKFDYFKKPSVQGDNYKKASYVPEVPTKAKLEYKESSFPKFDYFKKPSVSDDSYKKESYVPEEPSKAKPEYKGSFLPKFDYFKKPSVSEDSYKKESYVPEEPSMPKEEYKVPVLPKNNYFKKPLVSKDSYKKVSYVPKVPSVPKEEYKVPSLSKNDYYKKPTVSEDNYKKVSYVSKVPSVAKPEYKVSSLSKNDYYKKPSVPEDNYKKVSFVPKVPSGPKEEYKVPSFPENNYYKKASPSPSPPPPYY, from the coding sequence ATGGGAAGCCAAATGAAGAAGCAATTTGCTTGTGCTTTGGCATTTTTCTTGATTGCCACATGCACTGTGGCATATTCACCTTATGAATCATCAGATTCAACATACAATAAAGTAACAACCAAAGAAGTCAAAAGTGAAGACTTCAAGGTACCCTCAGTGTCGGAAAAGGAATATAAGGAGTCatcttttccaaaatttgaCTATTTTAAGAAGCCATCAGTTTCAGATGATATCTACAAAAAGGAGTCATATGTTCCCGAATCTAAAGAGTCATTTTTACCAAAGTTTGACTACTTTAAGAAGCCATCAGTTCAAGGAGACAACTACAAGAAAGCGTCCTATGTTCCAGAGGTACCCACGAAGGCTAAACTAGAATATAAGGAGTCatcttttccaaaatttgaCTACTTCAAGAAGCCATCAGTTTCAGATGATAGCTACAAAAAGGAGTCATATGTTCCAGAGGAACCCTCAAAGGCTAAACCAGAATATAAGGGGTCATTTTTACCAAAATTTGACTACTTTAAGAAGCCATCAGTTTCAGAAGATAGCTACAAAAAGGAGTCATATGTTCCAGAGGAACCCTCAATGCCTAAGGAAGAATACAAGGTACCTGTTTTGCCTAAGAATAACTACTTTAAGAAGCCATTAGTTTCAAAAGATAGCTACAAAAAGGTGTCATATGTTCCAAAGGTGCCCTCAGTGCCTAAAGAAGAATACAAGGTGCCTTCTTTGTCAAAGAATGACTATTACAAGAAGCCAACAGTTTCAGAAGATAACTACAAGAAGGTGTCATACGTTTCAAAGGTACCCTCAGTTGCTAAACCCGAATACAAGGTGTCTTCTTTGTCGAAAAATGACTACTACAAGAAGCCATCAGTTCCAGAAGATAACTACAAAAAGGTGTCATTTGTTCCAAAGGTTCCGTCAGGTCCTAAAGAAGAATACAAAGTGCCTTCTTTTCCGGAAAACAACTACTACAAGAAGGCATCACCTTCTCCATCACCGCCACCTCCATATTATTAA
- the LOC101247505 gene encoding protein PELPK1-like, with protein MRSQMKKQWLQFACTLTFFFIATCTMAYSPYESSDSTYNKVSTTEVKSEDFKVPSESEKEYKSSFLPKNDYYKKPIVSEDNYKKESSIPEQENKVTFFPKNDNYKKPLVSKDNYKKVPSISEQENKVPFFQKNDYSKKPSFFDDTYKKSSYVHEVPSMAKPEYKESFFSKFDYFKKPSVPEDNYKKVSYVPKVTSVPKEEYKVPSLPKNDYYKKPSIPEDKYNKASSVPEEPSMAKPEYKESFLPKFDYFKKSSEDSYKKVPYVPKVPSVPKEEYKMSSLPKNDNYKKPSIPEDNYKKVSYVPKVTSVPKQEYKVPSLPKNDYYKKPSIPEDKYSKVSSIPEVPSVPKPEYKVPSLPKNDYFKKSSPSPSPPPPYY; from the coding sequence ATGAGAAGCCAAATGAAGAAGCAATGGCTTCAATTTGCTTGTACTTTGACATTTTTCTTCATTGCCACATGCACTATGGCATATTCACCTTATGAATCATCAGACTCAACATACAATAAAGTATCAACCACAGAAGTCAAAAGTGAAGACTTCAAGGTACCCTCTGAGTCGGAAAAGGAATATAAGtcatcatttttgccaaaaaatgATTACTACAAGAAGCCAATAGTTTCAGAAGATAACTACAAGAAAGAGTCATCCATTCCCGAACAGGAAAACAAGGTGACATTCTTCCCAAAGAACGATAACTACAAGAAGCCATTAGTTTCAAAAGATAACTATAAAAAAGTACCATCCATTTCCGAACAGGAAAACAAGGTGCCATTCTTCCAAAAGAATGACTACTCTAAGAAGCCATCATTTTTCGACGATACCTACAAAAAGTCGTCATATGTTCATGAGGTACCCTCAATGGCAAAACCAGAATATAAGgagtcatttttttcaaaatttgactatTTCAAAAAGCCATCAGTCCCAGAAGATAACTACAAAAAGGTGTCATATGTTCCAAAGGTGACCTCAGTGCCTAAAGAAGAATACAAGGTGCCTTCTTTGCCAAAGAATGATTACTACAAGAAGCCATCAATTCCAGAAGATAAATACAATAAGGCGTCATCTGTTCCAGAGGAACCCTCGATGGCTAAACCAGAATATAAAGagtcatttttgccaaaatttgactACTTTAAGAAATCATCAGAAGATAGCTACAAAAAGGTTCCATATGTTCCAAAGGTGCCTTCAGTGCCTAAAGAGGAATACAAGATGTCTTCTTTGCCAAAAAATGATAACTACAAGAAGCCATCAATTCCAGAAGATAACTACAAAAAGGTGTCATATGTTCCAAAGGTGACCTCAGTGCCTAAACAAGAATACAAGGTGCCTTCTTTGCCAAAGAATGATTACTACAAGAAGCCATCAATTCCAGAAGATAAATACAGTAAGGTGTCATCTATTCCAGAAGTACCCTCAGTGCCTAAACCAGAATACAAGGTGCCGTCTCTGCCAAAAAACGACTACTTCAAGAAATCATCACCTTCTCCATCACCACCTCCaccatattattaa